A section of the Bacteroidota bacterium genome encodes:
- a CDS encoding SDR family oxidoreductase, translating into MNELSGQTVVITGGTGVLGKAMVYAIAGAGANIVLLSRDHARAEAVIVGLKTEPARSAAFAADVMNKQELQKAADEILARFGRIDCLINGAGGNSPKATTGPDKSFFQLDEEGIRFVTDLNLLGTILPSQVFGEIMARQKQGTILNISSMSAFSPLTRVAGYSAAKAAVSNFTQWLAVHMAQEYSPAIRVNAVAPGFFLTEQNRFLLTDKETGVLTPRGQKILDHTPMGKFGKPEDLVGAVLWLLSPSSSFVTGIVVPVDGGFSAYSGV; encoded by the coding sequence ATGAATGAGTTGTCGGGACAGACCGTTGTTATTACCGGAGGAACCGGCGTGCTGGGCAAAGCGATGGTGTATGCGATTGCAGGCGCCGGAGCCAACATAGTGCTGCTCAGCCGTGATCACGCCCGCGCCGAAGCAGTGATTGTCGGACTGAAAACCGAACCGGCCCGCAGTGCGGCGTTCGCCGCCGACGTGATGAACAAACAAGAATTGCAGAAAGCCGCCGATGAAATTCTCGCACGCTTCGGGCGCATTGATTGCCTGATCAACGGCGCAGGAGGGAACAGCCCGAAAGCAACAACAGGACCCGACAAGTCTTTTTTTCAATTGGATGAAGAGGGGATTCGATTTGTTACGGATCTCAATTTGCTGGGCACAATTCTGCCGAGTCAAGTGTTTGGTGAAATCATGGCACGGCAGAAGCAGGGGACAATTCTCAACATTTCTTCAATGAGTGCCTTTAGTCCGCTTACGCGTGTTGCGGGATATTCGGCCGCGAAAGCCGCGGTAAGCAATTTCACACAATGGCTTGCGGTGCACATGGCGCAGGAATATTCTCCGGCAATTCGTGTAAACGCAGTTGCGCCGGGGTTCTTTCTCACAGAACAAAACAGGTTCCTTCTTACGGACAAGGAGACCGGAGTTTTGACTCCAAGGGGTCAGAAAATACTTGACCATACACCGATGGGAAAATTCGGCAAGCCGGAAGATCTTGTCGGCGCAGTGTTGTGGCTGCTTTCCCCTTCATCGTCTTTTGTAACGGGGATTGTCGTTCCCGTTGATGGCGGATTCTCGGCATATAGTGGTGTGTAA
- a CDS encoding TRAP transporter substrate-binding protein has protein sequence MTNALTRVGIVVLSFICFASCREADDVQVLKLAHGLDRTHPVHVSMEYMAKLVSERSSGKMKIDIYPSGQLGTERECIELVQIGSLAMTKVSSSVMEGFAPAFKVYSLPYLFRDEEHRFMVLDGEIGQRLLTETERFRVRGLVYLDAGSRSFYMKDKPIMTPDDLGGKKIRVQESTTSIRMIQALGGSATPIAWGELYTALQQGVVDGAENNPPSFYLSRHYEVCKYYSLNEHTAVPDVIIISTVVWNSLAKEEQELLQKAAHDAEELQKKIWKEASDDALQKVKEAGVQVSYPDRSVFADKVAPMYEQYKSDPQVYELLQQIKNLK, from the coding sequence ATGACTAATGCTTTGACACGAGTCGGTATTGTCGTTCTTTCGTTCATCTGTTTTGCGTCGTGTCGTGAAGCGGATGACGTTCAAGTTCTGAAGCTTGCGCACGGGCTTGACCGGACTCACCCTGTTCATGTTTCAATGGAATACATGGCCAAGCTTGTGTCCGAACGTTCAAGCGGAAAGATGAAAATCGATATCTATCCAAGCGGCCAACTCGGCACGGAGCGCGAGTGCATCGAACTCGTCCAAATCGGGAGTCTTGCCATGACGAAGGTGTCGTCGAGTGTCATGGAGGGATTCGCCCCGGCGTTCAAAGTGTACAGCCTGCCGTATCTGTTTCGCGATGAGGAACATCGCTTCATGGTTCTTGACGGCGAAATAGGCCAACGTTTGTTGACTGAAACCGAGCGTTTTCGGGTGAGGGGGCTTGTCTATCTCGATGCAGGAAGCAGAAGCTTTTACATGAAAGACAAGCCCATTATGACGCCGGACGATCTTGGAGGTAAAAAGATTCGCGTCCAGGAAAGCACGACATCCATCAGAATGATTCAAGCCCTGGGCGGTTCGGCAACGCCGATTGCATGGGGCGAGCTCTACACTGCGTTGCAGCAAGGAGTGGTTGACGGAGCGGAGAATAATCCCCCCAGCTTCTATCTATCACGTCACTACGAAGTATGCAAGTATTACAGTTTGAACGAACACACCGCCGTCCCTGACGTGATTATTATCAGTACGGTGGTATGGAATTCACTTGCAAAGGAAGAACAGGAATTACTTCAAAAAGCAGCACACGACGCCGAGGAATTACAGAAGAAAATCTGGAAAGAAGCATCTGATGACGCATTGCAGAAGGTGAAGGAGGCGGGTGTGCAGGTGTCGTATCCCGACCGCTCGGTGTTTGCCGACAAGGTTGCGCCCATGTACGAGCAATACAAAAGCGACCCGCAAGTGTATGAACTTCTCCAACAGATCAAGAACCTCAAATGA
- the kduI gene encoding 5-dehydro-4-deoxy-D-glucuronate isomerase, which yields MEIRHLPNQDAYQRMTTEELRRSFVADQLFASGTITTIYTDADRAIIGGTVPTVQPVQLLATKKELAAEYFTERREIGVVNIGGEGVVRIDDTRHTLMLKDMLYIGRGIKQIEFSSVNAKEPAAFFFISFPAHAAYPTTMIRAASAEKVNLGSPEQANKRTIAKYIHPGGAKSCQLVMGLTDLEPGSVWNTMPPHTHLRRMEVYLYFGLDPDSLVVHLMGQPDHSRSVILRNRQAVISPVWSIHCGAGTRNYSFIWAMGGENQEFTDMDPVGMRELL from the coding sequence ATGGAAATACGACATTTGCCGAATCAAGATGCATATCAAAGGATGACAACGGAGGAACTTCGTCGTTCTTTTGTTGCCGATCAGCTCTTCGCAAGCGGTACAATAACGACAATCTATACTGATGCTGACCGGGCGATAATCGGGGGCACTGTTCCTACTGTTCAACCGGTGCAGTTACTTGCAACAAAGAAGGAACTTGCGGCAGAGTACTTTACCGAGCGGCGTGAGATTGGCGTCGTGAACATCGGCGGGGAGGGAGTTGTTCGAATTGACGATACGCGCCATACACTCATGCTGAAAGATATGCTCTACATTGGCCGCGGAATAAAGCAGATTGAGTTCTCAAGCGTGAACGCGAAGGAGCCCGCTGCGTTCTTCTTCATATCTTTCCCTGCTCATGCTGCATACCCGACAACCATGATCCGGGCTGCATCCGCAGAGAAAGTCAATCTCGGATCACCGGAACAGGCCAACAAGCGAACGATTGCCAAGTACATTCATCCCGGCGGAGCGAAGAGCTGCCAACTGGTGATGGGACTGACCGATCTCGAACCGGGAAGCGTGTGGAACACAATGCCTCCGCATACCCATTTGCGACGGATGGAAGTATATCTCTATTTCGGGCTCGACCCGGATTCACTTGTAGTTCATCTGATGGGTCAACCCGATCACTCGCGCAGCGTGATTCTCAGAAACCGGCAGGCGGTCATCTCCCCCGTCTGGTCAATTCACTGCGGAGCGGGGACTCGCAATTATTCCTTCATCTGGGCAATGGGGGGAGAGAATCAGGAGTTCACCGACATGGATCCGGTCGGTATGCGGGAATTGCTCTGA
- a CDS encoding TRAP transporter small permease: MKLSLLRSKVDKIVEWSLIVIVAVMTLNVLWQVFTRFVLQTPSSYTEELARYLLVWLGLLGGAYAVGRKAHLAIDLLPMMMKGKNKLILELVIQVFVLLFAATVILWGGIELVGLTLTLQQVSAALQVKLGYVYLVLPVSGALMIFYSISFIAENIGQLRGDG; the protein is encoded by the coding sequence ATGAAACTCTCGCTTCTCCGATCTAAAGTTGACAAGATAGTGGAGTGGTCACTTATCGTCATTGTCGCCGTCATGACGCTCAATGTGTTGTGGCAGGTATTTACGCGGTTTGTGCTTCAAACACCGAGCTCGTACACTGAAGAGTTGGCGCGCTACCTTCTCGTCTGGCTCGGTTTGCTGGGTGGCGCATATGCCGTCGGCAGAAAAGCTCACCTTGCCATTGATCTTCTCCCGATGATGATGAAGGGGAAAAACAAGTTGATTCTGGAACTTGTCATACAAGTGTTTGTCCTGCTGTTTGCTGCCACGGTTATTTTGTGGGGAGGGATTGAACTTGTCGGCTTGACGCTGACCCTTCAACAAGTTTCTGCCGCGTTGCAAGTGAAGCTCGGCTACGTGTATCTCGTTCTGCCGGTCAGCGGCGCGTTGATGATCTTCTACTCCATATCGTTCATCGCGGAGAATATCGGCCAACTCCGGGGGGATGGGTGA
- a CDS encoding DUF2088 domain-containing protein yields the protein MEKVYGTGSMERALLPDEVKQICTATIEGLPLDGKRVLVLIPDYTRHAPINTFFTILTDLLYRRVKAMDFLVATGTHAPMPIERIYELVGITEADHLNRFRSIHFFNHEHANPDALTTLGSLPAHEVSALTNGLFSQELHISVNRKAVEYDHIIIVSPVVPHEAMGFAGGNKYFFPGIGGLDVIETFHWLAAVITNPVVNGMKDTPTRRVIDRAVEFLPTPRTCLAFAVNNHHEIACLFGGEPKAAWSNAADYSAQLHITYKERPYKRILGITPPIYDDIWVAGKAMYKLEPVAADGAELIIYGPHIKEISFTHGNEIRRIGYHVRDYFTEQWDRFAREPKLILAHSTNVKGIGGFANGVEEPRINVTLATSIPEEVCKEVNLGYRDPRTFNLDEWRRDTDDDLLVVEEAGQVLHRLRN from the coding sequence ATGGAAAAGGTGTACGGAACAGGATCAATGGAGCGGGCGCTTTTGCCTGACGAAGTGAAGCAGATTTGTACTGCAACGATCGAAGGGCTTCCGCTTGATGGCAAACGCGTGCTGGTGTTGATTCCCGACTACACTCGCCATGCGCCAATCAATACGTTCTTTACGATTCTGACCGACCTTCTCTATCGCCGGGTGAAAGCGATGGATTTCCTCGTTGCAACCGGCACGCATGCTCCGATGCCCATCGAGCGGATTTACGAGCTTGTGGGAATTACGGAAGCTGATCACCTGAACCGCTTCCGCAGTATCCACTTCTTCAACCACGAGCATGCAAACCCGGATGCGTTGACAACGTTGGGCTCGCTTCCTGCGCATGAAGTGTCGGCATTGACGAACGGCCTGTTCAGTCAGGAGTTGCATATCTCCGTCAATCGCAAAGCTGTCGAGTACGATCATATCATTATCGTCTCGCCTGTTGTGCCTCACGAAGCGATGGGGTTTGCCGGAGGAAACAAGTACTTCTTCCCCGGCATCGGCGGACTTGATGTGATTGAAACATTTCACTGGTTGGCCGCAGTGATTACCAACCCGGTTGTGAACGGAATGAAAGACACGCCAACACGCCGCGTCATCGATCGGGCGGTTGAATTTCTTCCGACACCCCGGACATGTCTAGCATTCGCCGTCAATAATCATCATGAGATTGCCTGTTTGTTCGGCGGAGAGCCGAAAGCGGCGTGGTCGAATGCGGCGGACTACTCCGCGCAGCTTCACATCACATACAAAGAGAGGCCGTACAAACGTATTCTCGGCATTACTCCTCCTATCTATGATGACATCTGGGTGGCGGGGAAAGCAATGTACAAACTTGAACCCGTTGCCGCAGACGGTGCCGAGTTGATCATCTACGGGCCGCACATCAAAGAAATTTCGTTCACTCACGGGAATGAAATCCGACGCATCGGGTATCACGTGCGGGACTATTTTACAGAACAATGGGATCGCTTCGCCCGTGAGCCGAAGTTGATTCTTGCACATTCGACAAATGTGAAGGGCATTGGCGGATTTGCCAACGGCGTTGAAGAACCGCGCATCAATGTTACGCTGGCGACATCCATTCCTGAAGAAGTCTGTAAAGAAGTCAATCTTGGATATCGCGACCCCCGGACCTTCAATCTCGACGAGTGGCGCAGAGATACCGATGATGATCTGCTCGTCGTCGAAGAAGCGGGGCAAGTTCTTCACAGACTTCGAAATTGA
- a CDS encoding TRAP transporter large permease, with protein MEWTEVIVLVVSFATLMVLGVPISFCIGIATIATMLITIQAAPSVTTVAQRMATGLDSFALLAIPFFILSGQLMNRGGIARRLIDLAKVLVGMLPGGLAFVNILASMLFGSISGSAVAAASAIGGFMTPLMDKEGYDRGYSAAVNISSATTGMLIPPSNILIVYSLASGGVSIAALFLAGYLPGILMGLAIMIVAASIAVVRKYPVGSAFRLGESVKRFFDAIPSLLLIIIVMGGIIAGYFTATEASAVAVLYTFILSVLIYREVKFKELPQVLLDTALTTAVVMLLIGTSMGMSWILAYTNIPQTVSAALIALTENKFLILLIINFILLFVGAFMDMTPAVLIFTPIFLPVAIGLGIDPIHFGIMMVMNLCIGLCTPPVGSVLFVGCGIANVSISQVIRPLLPMFLAMIGALMFVTYIPEITMFLPKFFGY; from the coding sequence ATGGAATGGACTGAAGTTATTGTTCTCGTTGTCTCTTTTGCAACGTTGATGGTGTTGGGTGTGCCGATTTCATTCTGCATAGGCATTGCCACAATTGCCACGATGCTCATTACCATTCAGGCAGCCCCTTCGGTAACGACGGTGGCGCAACGGATGGCCACGGGTTTGGACAGCTTTGCTCTGCTCGCAATTCCGTTCTTCATTCTCTCCGGCCAGTTGATGAACAGAGGCGGCATAGCGCGGCGGTTGATTGATCTTGCGAAAGTTCTTGTTGGAATGTTGCCGGGTGGGTTGGCGTTCGTAAATATCCTCGCCTCAATGCTGTTTGGCTCGATCTCCGGCTCGGCTGTCGCGGCGGCGTCCGCAATCGGCGGCTTCATGACGCCGCTAATGGACAAGGAAGGGTACGACCGGGGCTACAGTGCAGCAGTGAACATCTCGTCAGCTACAACAGGGATGCTCATTCCGCCGAGCAACATTCTCATCGTGTATTCGCTGGCAAGCGGCGGCGTTTCGATTGCAGCCCTGTTTCTTGCGGGATATTTGCCGGGCATTCTGATGGGGCTCGCGATCATGATTGTTGCCGCTTCCATCGCGGTTGTCCGAAAGTATCCCGTCGGGTCGGCGTTTCGTCTCGGCGAATCCGTGAAACGTTTCTTCGATGCAATACCGAGTCTGCTCCTGATCATTATCGTAATGGGTGGAATCATTGCCGGATACTTCACGGCAACGGAGGCTTCGGCGGTGGCGGTCCTCTATACATTCATACTCTCCGTTCTGATTTATCGTGAGGTGAAGTTCAAGGAACTGCCGCAAGTCCTGCTTGATACAGCATTGACAACCGCGGTGGTAATGTTGCTGATCGGAACATCAATGGGCATGTCGTGGATTCTGGCCTATACGAACATCCCGCAAACAGTCAGCGCAGCGCTCATTGCACTGACGGAGAACAAGTTTCTGATTCTTCTGATCATCAACTTCATTCTGCTGTTTGTTGGCGCGTTCATGGATATGACGCCGGCCGTATTGATCTTCACGCCGATTTTTCTGCCGGTGGCAATCGGACTCGGCATCGACCCGATTCATTTCGGCATTATGATGGTGATGAATCTCTGTATCGGCTTGTGTACGCCGCCGGTGGGAAGTGTTCTTTTTGTCGGGTGCGGCATAGCCAATGTGAGTATCTCCCAAGTAATTCGTCCGCTGCTGCCGATGTTCCTGGCAATGATCGGCGCATTGATGTTTGTGACATACATTCCGGAGATTACAATGTTTCTTCCAAAGTTTTTCGGCTACTAA